In Brachybacterium saurashtrense, the genomic stretch GTCGCCGCGGCCCGGGAGCTGGTGGAGGAGACGGGCTGGGAGCCCGCCTCCCTGCGCACCCTGGTGGACCTGCGGCCCAGCCCGGGCGGGAACGACGAGGTGATCCGCGTGTACCTCGCCGAGGGCGTGCGGGCGAGCGACGAGGAGTTCGAGCGCACCGACGAGGAGGCCGAGCTCCTCCACCGCTGGGTGCCCCTCGGCGAGGCCGTCGACGCCGTGCTGGAGGGCCGGCTCACCAACGGCACCGCGGTCGCCGCGCTGCTCGCGCTGCAGACCCTCCGGGCCAGGGGCCGGGAGACGGCGAGCCTGCGCCCGGCCGACGCCCCGTTCATGGCCCGTCCCGGCAGGGACTGAG encodes the following:
- a CDS encoding NUDIX domain-containing protein, with product MTADRPEGPLHDAAGRRPVAAQHLVHEGMVFDLVRDTVDFADGVRFDREYVRHTGAVAVLAVDAEDRVLLIRQYRHPVGHELWEIPAGLLDLDGEAPQVAAARELVEETGWEPASLRTLVDLRPSPGGNDEVIRVYLAEGVRASDEEFERTDEEAELLHRWVPLGEAVDAVLEGRLTNGTAVAALLALQTLRARGRETASLRPADAPFMARPGRD